TTTTTCCCCGGCCATATTGATGGTGGCCAGCATTCCCTGACCGGCCTGTACATACCAGGATTCAGCTTCAGGCACGGGCAGTTCGGCGGATTTCCACAAAAAAAGTTCTTTTTTGTGGGTCCCGGAATTGTCCCCCCGGCTGACAAACACCGCCTGGGTCTCCAGTATTTTGTTCAATGCGTCACTGACGGATCTGCCTTTGATTTGGGCAGGGTCGGACGCCGGACCGATGATCACAAAATCATTGAACATGATTTCTTTCCGGTCCAGTCCAAAGCCGTTTTCCACAAATTGCTTTTCCGCGGCCGGCGCATGGACCATCAACACATCGACATCGCAGTTTTCTCCCAGTTTCAGGGCGTTGCCCGTTCCCGTGGCCACCCATTTCATTTCGATTCCCGTATCCCGGGTGAATTCAGGTACCAGATATTCCAGCAATCCGGTATTGTCCGTACTGGTGGTAGTCGCCATCATTAATGCGCGGTCCGATTCACCCCATGCCGGAGCAGTCAACAGACAAACCATCATCATAACCACAACCGATTTTAACAGATCTTTCATATAAAACCCTCCTAAGCTGAATGTAATTTTTTAGGAAAAATACACATTCAGGCCGGGATGGTCAACAAGAAAACATCCATATCACCCCAGGACAACTCATACTTACTTAAAATAACCAACCCCATCCATTCTGCCGGGGATATCCAAAGGAAACATATAAAAAAAGGCCGTGACAGCCCCCATTGCAGGGGCCTGTCACAGCCTTAATCTGTGTTTAATTTGTCCGGTCACATCCCGGATTCACACGGGATGTGACCGGGATGGATCTAAAGTGCTTTGACCGCTTCGGTCAGTTCAGGCATGAACTCCAGAATATCTTCCACAATTCCCACATCCGCCACCTGGAAAATCGGGGCTTTGGGATTTTTGTTCACTGCCACGATAAAGGGGTTGCCTTTGACACCCCCCAGATGCTGGAATGATCCGGAGATCCCCATGGCCATATACACCTTGGGTTTGACGGTCTGTCCGGAAGTTCCCACCTGGCGGGATTTTTCCAGCCATTTGGCATCCACGATGGGACGGGAACAGGACACCACAGCCCCCATGGCATCGGCCAGTTCCTGGGCAATCTCGATATTTTCTTCCTCTTCGATCCCCCGGCCCACAGATACCAGGACATCGGCTTTGGTAATATCCACATCACCGACTTCAGCCACCACCACTTCCAGAAATTTTCTTTTGGCACTCAGATCTTTCACATCACCGGATTTGTCCACCACGCTGCCGCCGGCAGCCGTGTCTTCGGTGGGGGCAAAAGATCCCGGCCGGACAGTGATCACCGCACCGGAAGAAACATCGGATGTGACATGGGTGTACACAGCCCCACCCAGTTCCTGGCGGATCATTTTCAGATCTTTGCCGTCCAGGCCTTCAAAATCCACAATATCGGCCGCATACGCGGAATCCATTTTTACGGCCAGTCCCGGTGCCAGGTCCATGCCAAATGTGTCATGGGGTACCAGAATGACGGCATCATGGGGCAGGACATCCAACAGCGCTTTTCTGACCTGCTCCGCATTGGGATAGGCCAGATCGGCATGATCAATCTTGATAACCTCTTTGTAGATTTTGGTCATGGCATCAGCCACTTTGTCCAGATCCGCA
The window above is part of the Desulfotignum phosphitoxidans DSM 13687 genome. Proteins encoded here:
- a CDS encoding electron transfer flavoprotein subunit alpha/FixB family protein gives rise to the protein MTQMFAYIPFKNGAAEDVALEYPDAAKKIDPSVEVTAVVAGTGADLDKVADAMTKIYKEVIKIDHADLAYPNAEQVRKALLDVLPHDAVILVPHDTFGMDLAPGLAVKMDSAYAADIVDFEGLDGKDLKMIRQELGGAVYTHVTSDVSSGAVITVRPGSFAPTEDTAAGGSVVDKSGDVKDLSAKRKFLEVVVAEVGDVDITKADVLVSVGRGIEEEENIEIAQELADAMGAVVSCSRPIVDAKWLEKSRQVGTSGQTVKPKVYMAMGISGSFQHLGGVKGNPFIVAVNKNPKAPIFQVADVGIVEDILEFMPELTEAVKAL
- a CDS encoding substrate-binding domain-containing protein, yielding MKDLLKSVVVMMMVCLLTAPAWGESDRALMMATTTSTDNTGLLEYLVPEFTRDTGIEMKWVATGTGNALKLGENCDVDVLMVHAPAAEKQFVENGFGLDRKEIMFNDFVIIGPASDPAQIKGRSVSDALNKILETQAVFVSRGDNSGTHKKELFLWKSAELPVPEAESWYVQAGQGMLATINMAGEKNGYTMTDRGTYIKYEHTAQGNPQLKILVEGDDFLKNQYSVMAVNPNRCENVNYEAAVQFSDWITGEKAQNMIGAFKLLDKILFIPNAR